GGCGGCGGAACGGGGCAGGAAGTCCTCGTAGACGATGGGGTGGGTGGTCAGCAGGCCGCTGTCGAGCAGCCCGCGCAGATCGCGGGGGGCTCCGTCCGCACACGGCCCTGTGCCCACGCGCGGCTCCGCGGCCTGGAAGCGGAAGAAGCCGAACCCCTCCAGGGCGAGGTCCCGCTCGGTGGCGGGGAAACGCCCCTCCCACACCGTGGCGGGCTCGCCGATCAGCTCGTCGTAGCGCGCCCGTCCCGCCCGGGTCAGGGCGATGCCCCGGGCCTCCACCTCGCCGAACCGCACCCGCAGGGTGCCCGCGCGGACGCTTCCGTCGGCCTCCCGGAACCGCCGGGGTTCGGCCAGGGCGCGGAACGAGGTCTGCCGCAGCAGGACATCGGGCCCCGCCCACCGCGGCGGCCCCTGAATCCGGTCGATCATGGTGACGCCCCGCTCGGTCATCCGGCGGTACAGCTCGTCGATGTCCAGAACCCGGGGGGTCAGATGGTTGACATGGGTACGGGAGACACCGCCGATGTCGGCGGCGACGGAGGAGACCCGCTCCAGCTCGCCGTACCAGGCCCGGTCCACCGGCTCCGGGGACAGCTCGAACGCCGCGACCGCCAGCGTGAGGAACCGTTCGGCGGGCCCGTCCTCCAGCCCGCCGTCCCGCTCCGCCCGCCCGGCCAGCTCCAGCAGCTCCGGCGGGAACAGCTCACGCCGCCCGAGGAACGTCCCGAGCCGCCGTTCCAGGTCCGCGTCGAAGAAA
The nucleotide sequence above comes from Streptomyces clavuligerus. Encoded proteins:
- the hglS gene encoding 2-oxoadipate dioxygenase/decarboxylase, which encodes MKATWELRAAFALRLSAMYGAEVPAYTTLVEVAHGINREVAARDGHSGRLGGIERVTAERHGAIRVGTPHELRQAAQIFAALGMRPVGFYDLREAAASSVPVVSTAFRPLDADELERNPFRVFTSMLTTADRRFFDADLERRLGTFLGRRELFPPELLELAGRAERDGGLEDGPAERFLTLAVAAFELSPEPVDRAWYGELERVSSVAADIGGVSRTHVNHLTPRVLDIDELYRRMTERGVTMIDRIQGPPRWAGPDVLLRQTSFRALAEPRRFREADGSVRAGTLRVRFGEVEARGIALTRAGRARYDELIGEPATVWEGRFPATERDLALEGFGFFRFQAAEPRVGTGPCADGAPRDLRGLLDSGLLTTHPIVYEDFLPRSAAGIFQSNLTDEGTRDTSADGTPHDLDWLSGVLERPVYDPFALYEEEQRRSLRDACAAIGRQDLGQQDLVRQDREDLDPSPS